Proteins encoded by one window of Arachis ipaensis cultivar K30076 chromosome B04, Araip1.1, whole genome shotgun sequence:
- the LOC107636408 gene encoding uncharacterized protein LOC107636408, with amino-acid sequence MSFVELQNGLCNNIQSHILKRVSNLLYRSPVQVFGGLIQFQLMPITDDASMQQMFCIYQQTRFHVPMIELYVEFKQQSGSGAVGEEVNVDELGDIDWKEDNNDSEEEFEANYEVDDKNDDGDLAGNPEVQNEANAIVRQHPFGVPSFMRTLDLEATHDPEFPEYVNTGEGNAAAEDGEFSVGMEFGSRESVIFAIKSYIISRGVDSTVYESEPQTFYAKCKGYSAGCDWLIRASLIRKKACWEIRRYNGKHTCTVGTISQDHAKLDSDTIADAIRPLVESDPSIKVKSIIAEV; translated from the exons ATGAGCTTTGTCGAGTTGCAAAATGGGCTTTGTAATAACATTCAAAGCCACATTTTGAAAAGGGTGAGCAACCTTTTATACAGAAGTCCTGTGCAAGTATTTGGTGGGCTAATACAGTTTCAATTAATGCCCATCACCGACGATGCTAGTATGCAGCAGATGTTCtgtatttatcaacaaacccgaTTTCACGTGCCGATGATAGAGCTGTACGTTGAGTTTAAACAGCAGTCAGGGTCGGGCGCGGTCGGCGAGGAGGTCAATGTTGATGAGCTCGGGGATATAGATTGGAAAGAAGATAATAATGACAGTGAAGAGGAGTTCGAAGCTAACTATGAAGTCGATGACAAAAACGATGACGGAGACTTGGCAGGCAATCCGGAGGTGCAAAATGAAGCAAATGCGATTGTAAGGCAGCACCCGTTTGGTGTTCCATCTTTTATGCGGACTCTAGATCTCGAAGCCACGCATGACCCGGAATTTCCTGAGTATGTGAATACGG GTGAAGGCAACGCTGCGGCAGAAGATGGCGAGTTTAGTGTTGGAATGGAATTTGGTTCGAGAGAGTCAGTGATATTTGCAATCAAAAGCTACATtatctctagaggagttgattccactgtgtatgagtctgagccgcaGACATTCTATGCGAAATGCAAAGGGTATAGTGCAGGATGCGATTGGCTTATCCGAGCTAGCTTGATTCGaaagaaagcttgttgggagATCAGGAGATACAATGGCAAGCACACGTGCACCGTGGGAACGATAtcacaagatcatgccaagttaGACTCGGACACAATTGCAGATGCCATTAGGCCGTTGGTCGAATCAGACCCCTCGATAAAGGTGAAGTCTATTATTGCTGAAGTTTAA
- the LOC110270618 gene encoding uncharacterized protein LOC110270618: MIVFRDREKTRRFSSPSRVAIFFFWVILVFSLVTFFLSIHNESAAAVAAVQNRSRNRSRSRSRHSIKPSPPPSLPPQLQGSLRDHSFSRVLFHAPLSSFTTTVMKTKNGYSQQHSSVVYEDDKRIIHTGPNPLHN; encoded by the coding sequence ATGATAGTTttcagagatagagaaaaaaCAAGAAGGTTTTCATCTCCAAGCAGAGTTGCAATCTTCTTCTTTTGGGTCATCTTAGTTTTTTCTCTTGTAACTTTCTTTTTGTCTATTCACAATGAAAGCGCCGCCGCCGTCGCTGCTGTCCAAAACAGGAGCCGGAATAGAAGTAGAAGTAGAAGCAGACATTCAATAAAGCCTTCACCACCACCGTCGTTGCCGCCACAACTACAAGGATCTTTAAGAGATCATAGTTTCAGCAGGGTGTTGTTCCATGCACCATTATCATCGTTTACAACTACCGTCATGAAAACCAAAAATGGTTACTCACAACAACATAGTAGTGTTGTTTATGAGGATGACAAAAGAATAATTCACACAGGTCCAAATCCTCTTCACAACTAA